TCGAcagtcattttttattttgctttttcACCATGTTACCAACGGTTGCTTCAGTTTCTCATAATCATAAGAAACTTAAAACTTGGGGCGCAGAAATTACCCATTTCAaactcttgttttctttttcttctaatgCTTTTCACCCTCTCCGGTTTTTTCCTCCCTCCAAGATTGCGACGCCTGCAAGTGAGACTGACGGTGACGCAAGCAAAGCTGATCTCGAAGCCTCAGCAGCACCAATGGATACCGATGCAGCAATAACAACTGGCAGCGCATCTCAGGCTGGAACTCCGACCCCTGACGAACAGCATAAGCAAAGCTCTGATACAGATGGCCAAGAACCAGGCCAGATAGAAGCAGAAGCAGAGACAGGGGTGATAGATGGGGAAACAGATGCAGAGGTTGATTTGATACAGTAGGTTGAGAAACCCCGTTTAGTTCACTAATTACCTTGAGTTCAAACAGCTATGAATGATTAGAACCGATCACTGCTTATTAGAGCTGAATTGGTACTATTAAGCGACTGCTTTCAACAGATCTGTTGGTGTATCTAGGATTTAAGGTTGGGCATTACAAATTATCTGTGTTAATGTTTCCTTAACTAATTAATACTGTGTGTCTCGTGATTTTGGCGCTGTTATTGATTTTTGGCTAATGATGAGAACCTGTTATTATCATCCTTTAGATGTGCACTGGTTAAACACATTGAACACTTTCAATGGTGTCTATAATTTAcgaatagatattttttttacaaaaaattgtgTACCTAAAATATcgcaaaataaaatattataaactgTGTTGgaaggcattttttttttttttgaccctATGAGCATTATGAAGTCTATATTATTTTAAgtaataattgtatataaaagttgtgtgcatgtgtatgtaaatatacaaggaaaaagaaaaataggcctaatgcataaatacacacttaaaatttttacctttttttattaTACACCGTTAACCTTGCTTGGTTATCATTTTTACACCATATTAACCCTTAGCTAGTTTTGGAGGTGCGTTTATTATGCAATTGCTCTGATGTGGACATTAGGTGGGAAATGTGGTTTGCCAAAACTCTCCAAATGACAAATTCAACCTTCTTCACTAACCCAAGATTAATGATCTTGGCATCTTCTTGCACTAGTAAGATGTGAGGCTTGAGGTTGCACTGAACTTAACTTTGCATGCGAAGATGGcgtatactcttcaaattaggCCGAGTGTGTTTTCTGACTTCATCCTCAAATAACTCTTGACTTAACTTTTTAACCCGATCGACCAAACTACCATTTGAGGCATATTCCAGCCAGAAATTATACATTTGGACACCATTCTCATTGTTGATATCGTCCTCGAAACAGTGAATAATGTGGGGGACAAGATTGGAAAAGAGTCAACAGTGTTTTCTTATTCAAAAATGAGTCGACCCTATCAACTTCCACAAATTTGATGGCCATGATATTAGAAGGAAGGTTGTTCTTGTTTGAGCATTGATCTTGCAAGACATAGGCCACGCACACCACCTCGAAAACACCACTTCCCAGCTTTTCCTTCTCTGGTCCACTGCATCCTTGCTTTCCAATTTTTATGCCAACACCTtgtcattttttcaattttgtcatTTGGAGAATTTCGATAATGCACATCTCTCGCCTAATATCCACATCAACAAACGTGCATAATAAATGTACCTCCAAAACTGGCCAAGAGTTAATATGGTGTGAAAATAATTAGTTTTAAGtgtataaatagaattaaatataattaaagatgccaccataaaaaaataaaaaaattagatgtgTATTTATACATTCGAccaagaaaaatatatgattgCTGATGCACTACTCATTCCATCCCCTTCTTGGGGGAGAATCGGATACAGAGAAATGCATCATGGTTTTTTTGCCAGTGTAgattaattattgttaaataaattttttcaatcaatattatttgaccgtgtttttaattttatagataatattcaGTGTTGTATTTAAAGTTTTGGGGCCTTGAATCGAAGTGTAAAAATAGGCCCCTCGAAACGTAGtgtacattcaaattttatttttttcataataaagcatcaaaaaataaataaatatttatatcatattaaagaataaaattaaattttttctaaataatcaattaaaaactatttttttttgtaattttagaggcaaaaatatcaatcaagtttacataatcaagttatttgagcattttttttttctcaatgaACAATATAGCAATCTATTCAATTTGTCTTGTGACATAATTGAACAGAGATAAGTTTTGATCAATTTCAACTTGGAGAAACTTCTTTCTGCAGACGCAACCTGTAATTGGTATAGTAAGCAAAATTCTGTAAACAACACAAGCATTTAGGAAACACTCATCCATTCTCATCAAATAGTTTACCAtatcaattgttttttttttttgtttctccaGATAAAGAGTATTTCAAGACTGTCGACTCCGAAAACAAATCATCTCTATCAATATCAAAATGACCATTATGGGtcaagaaattttcaaaattcttacaAAACCCGAGCAAAGGATCATCAACAACACACTTCAATCTtttcaaattaaacaaaaatccaaatgttttctcatattttttaaattattcaaatttagtTTGAAGTAAAGAACGAGCTCGACCAATTATGAAGAGGaaataatttactctaaaaAAATCTTTTGCAAATTGTGTTACCTTATTAGTGCCATCCTcatcaaattatttcttttttgaattatgcatttttcttgaaatataaCTTCAACTCCCATTTCATTTGTCATTTGTTTTGTTTCAACCATGGCCTTATCAAACCTAGATTCTCTATAGTcatcaagaaacaaaagaagtcATTCTAAAAAACtgataataatatcaatatccATATTTTTAACTTGAAGAAATTTAGTTGGAATGTTGATTGCATGCAACAACTTGTATCAAATTACTATGCCAAGTAAGAACTTTAAATTCTGAAGTTCATATGTTGCAAAAGACTCAGCTTTGCTCATTGTTTTAGGATTTTCACTAATATTTGTCAAGTCAAATAAAGCATATCTTATTTGTACAATTTGCTCTTTTATAGGTCTAACACTTTTAACATGACTTTTCTAACGTGTTTGTGACAATGGCCTAAGTGTAAGACTTTTCACatgatctttgaaaatttttcacaAGAAAACAATGTATAAATGCGTTGTATTACTCCAAAAAAATGACATAGCTTTAAATTAAGATTATGACAATCGCATGGAGTATAGAaagttctcagatttatttcaACTAGTTTTGTCTGTACACCTTTATGTCATATTAGACTTGTTGTCATATTCTTGACCTCTTATATCATCAATGTCAAGCTCAAGATTGGTCAACATATTTTTAAGCTCAATAAAAAGCCAAAGCCTTGATGTATCatcaactttcaaaaattctatCCAATATTTTTCTATTGTTGTAGAGTTAGTCGAATCATCAACATATCGTATTACAAGAGACATTTGTTATTTATGACTGGCATCTGAAGTATAATCTAATATGactgaaaaatataattaaacttTTCATCTCATTTGCTAAcatttgtatcaattcattttgaattttagggcTTGGATATGTATATGAGTCTCATGTGCTTGAATACATCGAATGtgatattttataattagatCAAACTCAACAATTATTTCAATCATTCCATATAAACCTTCTCACAATCTTTTCGAAATGCCAAGTTATGTTTTGCCAAACTTTGCATAACAGCTATTATCATTTTCAACACTTGTCTCAagtgttttctttctttattgatttcaaTCTGCACATTTtgatcaattgttttattttttcgcAATCTTGTTTCTAATTCAATCCAACTAGTCATGCAATCTATATACTACTTACTTGTTTCATGATTTTTAAGACTGTGACTCATATTATGCCAATCTTTGTATCCTTCATTTTTCAACTAACCAATTTTTACTCGTTGTTTTTTGAGTCTTAAACAACAtgcaataaaaacaaaaaatcctaTCCAAATGAACGGAATATATTAGCCATCTCCTATTATTTGTTTCTCCATTGGATAATATTCGTTTATAttgtaaaaattcaaaatgtctACCAGTATTATCTTTAGGAAACCAGACTCTACTAGCTCTTTTTGGACCATTCTCTACTaagaaatttatcatattttggtCAATTTTATCTCAACACTCTCgatcataaaaattaattaacaaattttcaCGTTGAAcattgtctttttcttccttattcaaTTGATTCACATcaatattttcttcttattttttcgcGTTCAATTCGTGGATATCAATGTGATTATCTTTGTTTTCATTCAATTCACCAAAGTTTCTTGTCCTTCCACCAAAGTTTTATCTaagttttcaaatatttttttcctcttttttattttgttactattaaaatatttaaacatatcaccaGCTTAGCATCGATCTAATGATTCTTCCAtctatttcttttcccttttttgagTTCAGACATATGTTTAGGAGACATGATTTCCTACTATTGTTTAAAcctaacaaaagaaaaaaatattataacaatacATTACACGCTTAAGCAATAATAacgttaaatttaatttataaattctaaaaatcgtaagaaaaataaaaatccatcaATAACCCAACAAGTCAAGAAGAATTCACAAATTCAAAAAACATGTCAACAACGATTTAATAATTTGCCAACAAGATAACAAGTTAACAACAATCTAAAAACGAGCACATAAAAGCCAACAAGGCAACGCCGTTCATTCATATGCCGACAAGGCAACAAGACAACAACAATCTAAAAAAAAAGTGTATAAATCCAAGAATAAATATTGCTTTATTTAacaatctaaaattaaaaacaatgaTCAaattagaaaaggaaaaaaacaatATTACTTTTTCAAATTCAAGTATCAATCCTAACAGTTGAAAAGGGGAAGaagcaaggttgttaaaatcaggattttaagtgagatcgaaaaagtgtccataaaatcggatcgtaaaatcgaatcgtaaaatcgtaagattttagagataattaaaaatacccttcaatttttgtaaatatatgtttataataacataattttgtaaaaaataaattaatatattttaataacttgattattccttattatagttcaaaagatgatacttccaaaatatagttcaaaaactagcaggttggtataggcaatttagaggcaaaatataggtaatttagagataaaatatatcttaaaattctttagatgaTTCTTTCAATGTTTTCCATTaaatttatgttgcatttttttcttgatttaacattgattaaatcaagtaaaatcccaatttggggtttggtggtccattaattaattacttgtttgtcttgatttacttatgcaatcaatgttaaatcaagtaaaaattataatttaaatcaagtaaattgaaacttatgcaattaatgttagatgctatgtgacattgaaacttatacaatcaatgttaaatcaagttccaatttagaggtaaaatataacaattcattgcataagttccaatgtcagatgttatgtgacattgagacgttggaaacatcctctaaattgcaacttaaatcaatgaaggtctttgaatcgtaaaatcgtttgggaatctctaaagcgtaaaatcgtatatgtaaaatcgagattttataggattttatcctaaattggattttacatgggatttgaatcgtttagcGGTCttcaaatcgtaaaatcgtatacgtaaaatcgagattttaacaaCTATGGGAAGAAGCATGCAGCTCTTgttcttgtaaaaaaaaaaaaaaaacaagaaatctCATTTATTCACTCAAattcaacacaaaaataatgaaatttattCTATTCATTCAAacgaaacatatataaaaatgctattaacacaaaaattaaaacaaaaattttcgaTCTTACAAATTAAGGCATTGTCACTTGAGGGGAGTTGAGCGCGATTATCATTTGATGagaaaataaagtattaaaattgagaaaaaattgaactataaactaaaggaaaagaaatcGTAAAAGAGAGATGAGCAGAAAAGACTAAAAAGGCCGAGAGGAAGAGACAGTCGAAATTGTCTAATTTGAGTGAAAGAATAATGGAGTAATGGGTCCATATTTGATTTGGTCATTTTGTTAGATTTGGGCTTGGATTCGGCTTACAAACTTGGATTGGAAATTAGAATTAAGTGATTCACATAATCGACCATTAGTTCACTCTTAAAATTAATTCAGATaacttaataattttgtttttttagatTTATGGGTCTCAAAAATAACAGAATTTTGGGTCTTGATGCAATTAGGGCTGgcaatggtttggtttgatttcgatttttgccaaaattattaccaaatcaaacttaaattactaaaatcaaaaccaaataattaccaattagttttaaaaattaaaaaccataaccaaaccattcggtttagattttaattatagtttttttaatttaatccataccaacaaacaaagacaaacttttgcaaatatcgttcataaaatttttttagaactccacaacaaacaaagacacaCTCTATGAGCAACTCAAATGAATACACTATTTCCAGCGCCAACTTCAATTTGGTGCCGAGGAGCTCTCCAACAAATACACTATTTTGGTGTTGGATACAATTTCtaatcaccaaatttggtgttgagtgaattactattcactcaacaccaattttttttaattttattttcaattttacccctccttgtataattttaaaacaacTTAATCCCTTTATAtcatttatcacttttattatatttgtatattttgattaataattaaaaatataaattaaattgttataaaaaatatataccaatgtaaatattttattaagatctataaaatgagtataatattgaatatattttaaaatatttaatttattttataaataccatgttaatataaaataaactatttttatttatgtatacgaaagtttttattttaataattacttaataaaaagaaaatattcttaaaattcaaaaactcaataatataataaaaaacaaaaacatttctattaacttaaattaaaaatacatgatgaaaataaaaaaaataaaaataaaaacaacaacaacatcacttaaaaataaaatgctttctattcttatattatgttaagttaaataaataaattaatatttattaaatatttatttataaaatattttttaaagattctCTTTTACACTAATTTAGTGTTAGACACTAGAGACAAGAccaatttaatattaaaaattttggtgtAAAACACTCTTGGACACCAAATTAGCATTGGATTTAGTGTGTAACGTTAAAGTTGCTCTaataaagttatattttttttgcataaaattacaaattaattttaaacttcttggatataattatttgattgataaaaataaaataatttaagattatgttttatttttatttgttaattactttataaatattaaatattttatatatttataatgcattagttaaaatacttgtaaaaaaatacattagtcaatatatatattatgtgtatataatatattaaataaataaataaatatctattctatatatgtatattcggttcgatttcgATTTGAATTTAGTGAAAATCATAACTAAATCATACCAATTGAAatagtgttcgatttttttttcaaatcaaactaTTATTCAGTTAAACGATTTTTAACTGTATTGATCGATTCGATTTTGATTCGGTTCCCCACAATTTCAATTGTAATTGTCATCCCTAAATACAACGCTCTTCAACCTAAGTGTAGGTCCGGCCTGAcaaatattacataaaaattatttaaaagattacTGCAATGATGTGACAATTTCGAACTCTTTTTCACATCCATCCAtgttatataaacaaaaaataactccTAATGTTTGAATTCCATCctcttgaataaattaatttattttgtactaattctaatttattatcaaaacaaaatcataaattataagATATATTGTTGACTTACAATTtacaaataactaaaaattggTCTGTCTGTCAGTTGAAAATGATTCAGATTCATGCcattgggtgtgtgtgtgtgtatatatatatatatatagcgagagagagagagagagagagagagagagagcaaagtcTTCTTGTTCTCCAAATTCATAATATAACAGGCTTGCATTTTCTCCATctttaagaagaagaaaaagaagaagaagcatcaAAGAACGTGCTTCCCACCATTTCCAATTTCCTCTTCATATACACATACACCGCCACTGCCACCCCCATCACCACCAAGAACCAAATTCCTCCGACAAGATGCCGGCAACAAAGCCTGAACCACCTGCAGATGATCAGCCGCCGCCAACCCACAAGAAAAACAGGCCAACGGCCAGGCTTCTGCGGCGGTTCCGCTCAGTTTTCCGGTCGTTCCCGGTCATCAACCCGCCGTGCAGAATGGTGGCCATCGGAAACCACCACCACCCCCACGACAGCCTCATCCACGGCGGCGGAACCAAGATGACTGGAACTCTATTCGGGTCCAGGAAGTCCAGAGTAAACCTAGTGATCCAAGAGAAGCCCCGAAGCCTCCCCATTCTGATTCTCGAGCTCTCCATTCAAACCGGGAAGCTTCTGCAGGACATGGGAATGGGACTCGTCAGAATAGCTCTGGAGTGCGAAAAGGAGGCTGCGGCGTCGTCGAAGGCGAAGCCGTTGAAGCTGATGGAAGAGCCCATTTGGAGCATGTACTGCAACGGCCGGAAAACTGGGTACGCCGTGAGGAGGGAGCCAACGGACGACGACATGGGCGTGATGCAGCTGCTGAACGCGGTGTCGATGGGGGCCGGGGTGCTGCCGGCTGCTGCCGGCGGCGAGCTCACGTACATGCGCGCCTACTTTGAGCGCGTGGTTGGATCGAAGGACTCGGAGACATATTACATGATGAATCCGGAGGGCAACTCCGGTCCGGAGCTTAGCATCTTCTTCGTTAGGATCTGAAATGGCTGACTTGCAAATTGAAACgcggaatttttatttttatatagatCGTACTACAGAGAACGGATTATCTGTAAAAATTCTGTAAAGACGTgattttctttatgcttgttaATTATGCATTGTTTTATAGCTAGCtagtagaatatatatatatatatatatatatggtgggATTGGAGATGCTTTCAAATAAAAGTAAAGTTTCGAAGCTTTCTAATCTTTGCGGTTGAAAGTTTTTGAggtcattttaattaatttttatggcaaatgaatgaatgaattatagGATTTGTTTCTGTATGTTTCATAACCAGTTCTCCTCTTTTAATTTGAACCATATTTTCTAGTTGAACATGATTAAAGgtcttttaatttgttttgaaaccaCTGTTTCCAACATTAAGCCTATTGATTTTAAGAAGACAAAACAGTAACTCCCTAAGCCTAAGCCTAGTCCTAATGATTATCGATGCTACCA
This genomic stretch from Diospyros lotus cultivar Yz01 chromosome 1, ASM1463336v1, whole genome shotgun sequence harbors:
- the LOC127793706 gene encoding protein MIZU-KUSSEI 1; amino-acid sequence: MPATKPEPPADDQPPPTHKKNRPTARLLRRFRSVFRSFPVINPPCRMVAIGNHHHPHDSLIHGGGTKMTGTLFGSRKSRVNLVIQEKPRSLPILILELSIQTGKLLQDMGMGLVRIALECEKEAAASSKAKPLKLMEEPIWSMYCNGRKTGYAVRREPTDDDMGVMQLLNAVSMGAGVLPAAAGGELTYMRAYFERVVGSKDSETYYMMNPEGNSGPELSIFFVRI